CGTAGAAGGAAGGCACGTTATTTTTGTTGGAAACTAAAAATGAAGGCATAGTTGTCTTACCACTTCAtgtgaatgaaaaaaaaaagaagaagaaattctTCACTAGAATTTCAAATGCAAAGAGGTCACGTCCAAATTAACCTTGTGAAATCAATAAGCATAGCTGATCATTTCATTGAATTGATCCATCTATGATTTGACATACTACTTCTGAAATAATAGCAAGTAAAGGTGTTACTTTATTCCTTAATTTGACAAAATTAGTCATTTTAAGCTATAAGCAGAAAGGGGATGCATGAATTAATAAGTGAAAGCATTTGTAAGAAGGAGGATACAAATTGTCTTCATTAATACTTCAAGTCTAGTCTTTAAAGCTTATACCTTGACAAGTCTTGAAGTAGGGGACATTTGTAGGcataaaatttttattaaaattaaattcataaaataatttggactatattttaaattcaagatatattggtccaaataaatattatgggctaatataattggattaattatataagtctaatatatattgattaaataaataaatcttaaTTCATTGGGCTAAATTGATGAGCCCGCTTTATTAAGCCCAAAATGTCATTTTCCTAGAGGCCCAATTTGGTACCACATGTCAAAtaacgtggcacgccaagtcaaacggaagagccaatatgATCGTGccatgtgtcaaaatgacaaggcatgccaagccaaattaaaaggccaataaaACCACGTCatatgtgcaagtgacatgttttaGCCAATCAAATACggtcttgtcacacttcaatttgattggtcggaaagagtttgttcttatcataactcttcccttccacaactatatataggggtcttcataacccagaaaagacaccagaagatataagaagaagcaagaaagagctcgtggatcaaacgctgcaaattcctccacaagttcaagttcaagctatcaagttcaagttcaagcaatcaagttcaagctcaagaacgaagaacaaatcaagttcaagctcaagaacaaagaacaaatcaagttcaagttcaagtaaTCAAGCtaaagctcaagaacgaagaacaaatcaagattcacggagtacgagttcaaatcaaagttcgtgctagttgaattcaagatcatcgttcgtggcaataactacatattcaagatcaagctaaAAGACCCTCGAATTACGGATAACAAATCGGAGAAAAAAATCAAGAgataaacagagttgtaacctgcaatgtttatcaataaaatctttttatttatagttgtttgtgattgcagttttatttttctgcacaaatttattgcaaacaCTTACCTCCGGGCGGAATCAACTTTTGGCCGAGCGGGACCAAACTGTTGCTCGCCTCTTAGAACTAGAAGACAAAGATGTTGAGGCTGTTGTGTTGGAGGcacgtttgcagcaaagcgagcaagaagtggagGCCCTTAGCCAAGAGATCTCCCCGCtgagggttcaatttgaagaggctAAGGCCAAATGGGATGAGGTCCATagtgtcgttcttgctgcatccgaACTAGAGACTACCTCCGCTGAAAGATTGAACAATTTAGAAGCAGCCTTAAACTCCAAAACCGAAGAGCTTGCTGCTGCCTGGGTGAAATATGCCcaattggaggagaagtataagaagaCCCTtgagcataatagacttttcagctCTACTGTCCGCGAACTCGACGTTAACATCAAGTCCATTAGATCCACCTGGAAAAATCTGTGTGCTGAGGTTgaccaacttaaagaagaactcaagcgcgcGAGcgacttccctcgttgttgaaaatgGATAAAGGATTTTATGCATTATACCTAAAAAAAAGAATTGCTGCATAACAAACAAATGGATAAAGGATTGAGAGCGTGGTTTCTTAattgtcatttttattttattacatTAGCGGAGAGGGAACTAATCAGAAGGTGCAATATTAATTCGTGTTCTtagattttgaattttttattgAGAAAAAAGTTATTAGCTTCGAGGAAGAAGATATAAATCGAGGTGAGggttaattattaaattcaggTTCAATAGTATGGGTGGGTAGGATCTATACTATACATATGGATTTTGGTAATTTAATTCATATTGGGTTACACTTGGACCAATCACGCACTGCCACGTTATTAAGGGCCCGCTTGGCCATAAAAGAAATTTCAtcttttttcgaaaatttttcatttttttgaaATCAGTATTTTGCAGTGAAAATTTTCAATTTCAGTTTAAGttgaaatttcttttctttttttttttttgaaaatttgaaaattttcaaaaaactgtttttcaaaattttcacttcaaatcattcacaaaaatttaaaaacagctccaaattgtattcatgtccaaacataactctaatttttaaatattatt
This sequence is a window from Nicotiana tomentosiformis chromosome 5, ASM39032v3, whole genome shotgun sequence. Protein-coding genes within it:
- the LOC138892274 gene encoding uncharacterized protein, which produces MANDEQRRLERFGRLRPPSFSDAESEDAQGFLDNCQWMLRTTGLPQGSVVVPEEDVLNDHADAARLMQKAFSQTDISEPASGRLGLPQGSVVVPEKDILDDHADAARLMQKAFSHTGISEPASGASASSRSPRPENKQPKKRCSSAAEGKNKRAKNAAPESSLKNCVLFFCTNLLQTLTSGRNQLLAERDQTVARLLELEDKDVEAVVLEARLQQSEQEVEALSQEISPLRVQFEEAKAKWDEVHSVVLAASELETTSAERLNNLEAALNSKTEELAAAWVKYAQLEEKYKKTLEHNRLFSSTVRELDVNIKSIRSTWKNLCAEVDQLKEELKRASDFPRC